The Bombus pascuorum chromosome 13, iyBomPasc1.1, whole genome shotgun sequence nucleotide sequence aataaaatagaaattatttcatactttcTAGCGAATTTCGAAGTCGGTAACAttctttttagaaaaatgtttatctCACATTTGTTAGCATAGCGATCAATATTACAAAGCCAACGTAGAATGATCTTCATTATCGTTAAGAAGatggtaatttatttttatctatttattatttatttcaatttttaatccttttaaACGAATCCGGAGAATAATGTTTTTTATGGCGGAAACACGAGTTGAAGCCTATATTGAAAATCACAACTGTTGAACAATTTCTTCATGCAGagtaaattattgaaatagcGCTCGCAGGCTGCTGCTTTGAATGCAGTACACGAAGAAGGAGTAATTCTAGAGGACCGTTGCATACAATAAAATCAGCCAAGGAATCACGAGTTATGTTGGGACGAAACATATCAATTTCTGATGGTTTGATAAACGACGCAATGAAAATCGTAAATGAATTTACATGGCCAGCACTTCGAAGAAATCAACTAGAAGTGGAAAAATTGCCGGAGTATCAGTACTTACATAATTTGACGGGGAATTCATTGCAAGCAGATTCAAAGATACTGATAGCTACATTTCAATACCTCCAGTAGTAACAACGAAGGTTATGGAGAAGTTGAGCGAAGAATATTACCCTTAATTCTAAGTTGGAtagtaacagtatataaattacaagagACTACACTAAATAGAGTACTTGATCTTGGCAAAAAGATCTACGTTGCTCTTAGTCGTATAAAAAATTTGGACAACCGCCCAATCTTATCGCTTCCAGCGACGAGTTTATGAAGAAACTATCAGacacaatgaaataaaatgggTGAATAATAATAGGTCATTTGCAATAACAATAGTTCACAGTAAACAAATTGgacaaattttgtaaatggGACCAATCGATGAATTAGTCCTACAAGATACAGGCTTCATCTCGATAATTCAATCCAGAGAATAATCGACGaacattaaaattagatttttgcAAAAAAGGTAGTTTACAATAAACAAACCCAAACATTTTTTGGCGGGACCAGTGGGAGAACATGTCCTACGAGATACAAAAGGAATCATCCCGATTGGTCAAATCGTTTCGTAGAAATCGGTGAACAtacatgaaaaagaaaaagaggaagaagattACTTATCAAATTAAGATACCTCCCTTTTTTTTCGAAGtcggtataaaaataatgctgATCATTGCCGATCGACCGATTTATGATTGAAGATTGTAATGATATTCAGTAGTAGATAACAGGAATGAGAATTCTCTTGGTCAAAGCTATCATTTATGTCAGTAAAACAACGTTTATCTGGAAGTTAATGAATAGAGAATCTTGAACTATAAGATAAGAATGCATGGAATATTTAATGCTACAATGATACAACAGTTAATTTTAGTATCTTGTTTCTAATTGTCTGTTTCGTAATAGTGAAATATACTTgaatatgtaaattcatactcatgattttattaacatgctttatattattatattgaagAATTTCTGCATTTGCAATATTCcgtttaaagtaaaaaaatatatttattcttttatgtaCAAAAATTGAAGTATGTAGTATTTACAAGTATCTTATTTCTGCAATAGCATGTAAGTAACACAatgtaaatgtatgtaaatataaaatttttcaaaacttttcggtttaacaatatttattattttaaccgATTTTCAACGAACTGTTAAATTGCTCGCGAGATTGTGTCAAcgatgtttaatttttattactgtaATTACTGAAAATGATGTCCATATCTAACTGAGATAACATTTCGTCGTCAGAGTCATTTTCGGTATCGCGAGGTTTATCACACATAGATTTTGAAGTTCCGAGAAGCTCTTTTTCTGTCAACTTATCAGGTATTTTTGGTGAATCTAATGTAGCTGTAGATGCAGAATTTTCTGGAAGTATCGGTGTATCAGCATTTTTAAACTGCAGTAATTTAGATCGTATAAAAGGAGGAGAACGTTCCACTTCTTTATGACAAGCTGAAGAAACAGTTTTTTCTGGGCATTTATCAATACCTATTTTTTCAAACAACATATCATTTAATTTGTCAGACTCAATTCGTTTAAGAGAGATATTTGCTGCTGTTGAATGCTCAGCAtttgtttgtaaaatttttaaattacgagaaaagaattttttctcatttGTATCTGGAGTAGATCTTTTCAAAGATCTTAATAAATCTTTAGCTCTTTCTATATCATCATTCTGTACGTTATCCTTTTGTTTTGTTAGTGGCAGTTtagatttttgtttcttactTTCTTCCTTTGCATGCTCTAAATTCTTAGACATtgaagtattaaaatttttttcaatctgTGTGtctgtaattttattgaaagacACTGAAAAAGATACATCAGTGTCAAAATCCATTGGTTCGTCTGTATTTTCGTCTATTTCGTTCGAATTTGTAGAGAAACTTGAATCTTTTTTAGTAACACTTTCTATATTCTTTCTGAAATATATtggctttttattattactattgttTTTCTCAATAAACTGACTATCACCTTTTGATGAGTGTGCCTCCAAAGCTGTTGCAGAAATGCAAGCTGCTTTCTCGTTTCCTTCTGTCTTCATTCTACcatctaaaatatttccaaaaattgCTTTCATATATTCTGTACGTTCTATTGTGCCTTCACTAGTATAAATTGCTAACAAACTGGAGGGTGAAATtagaatttgatatttattcaaaacaaAAGTTCCAGAAGTTCTTAAAAGACCTACATcatgtaatagtataacaaCATTAGGTTCTAACAAATCAGGATATTTAAGTGGTATATCTTTGTGTATAATTCCATGAATTTTATCCGTGAAATCTTTCAAAACAATAGGGGGATTATCATGACTATAGTCTATGTGTTCTATTATTCCTGCCAAAAATTCAACTTTTGTACTATTGAAACCATTCATATTTGCTGTTTGTTTAGTAGTAGCAATATCATAACCTTTCAGAAAATTATCTGGTAAATCACCCAACATTAATTGCCAAGGACCTTCTGTAAAtagattttttgtattttgagAACAATATTCAGATAGATTACTTGAATCAGTCTCTTTTGTTGTCATCTCACTTTCTTCCaaactatttaaatatgaaatacatgaTATATTACTGTCTATATCATCTGGTAATAACCCAGCTGGACCAGGAAATTTTCTGATTAATGTCATCTTCTTATTTGACTCTATTTGTGGTTTAAATATAGGTAAATAGTTCTTTGTAATATCATTTTTGGCTTGTATATTGTCTATAGGGTTCTGCTTTAacacattacataataactgTTTTTTTGAATTCTCAAACAAAGATGATTTAGAATTATCATTATTTGAcctattttcaattttagaaGTAGTCTTGAAGATTTGacattttctttcattattgAGTACTGTATTTTCTaacttttcattaatttttggtACACCTTTTTTTAACTCTAAattctttgtattattttctatcactttatcctgtatatttttgtttttgagtATTCCAAGTACTAAATTTTTCCTAGgtaattgattatttttacaGCTTTGTACTTGATTCACAGAGGTGTTCGATGAAGTATTATcacataaatttttcaaatcacTGAAcgcatttttaaattcattcttattaaatatttcaagaattaaaTTCTTCCTTGAGTCTTTATTTTCATCACATGTCTCTGTACTTTTGTTTGTGGTACTTTCTTTCCATGATACATCACGgtcaaatgaaaaaattgaatcatcatttatatctattttacGTCTTTTAGGTTCACTTTCTTGGTTGTCCTTttgagaataataattatttactttctcATCTACGTCATTCAAGAAAtcctaaaaatatacattaaaagattatttgtgtaattactttgttattttatgGTCTATCTGATATGGTATCTCATAAggacaaataatattttatttagaatattttctacaattatttcacaaaacttataaaatttgaaacaaaaaaagcTTTTAATTTACCTGATCAAGATCCCAATCATCACTCTCAAACATTTTTCTCAAACATcagttttgttttaatatatttttaatttatagaacaTTTGTCTTTTCAATAATTAGTAACATACATACATTGGTTTGTATCGACACGTGtaaaatgtcaaatattttaatcattgaCTATGTAATAATGAAGATgttaaattttcgataaatttggTTAAAATGGCAACCGTATGGGCGGGAATTTTGAATGGAAATACATTTAGTTACTGAATTTAtgcaaaatggaaaataatatacgataattacaatatatattaatttattattaaattcaaattcataGTTTTAATACATAAACACAATCATCCATTATGAATAacatatgcatataatatacataacatgCTTGTGCAAGggttaaattgatttttactCTGTATACAACATAGCTTTTGCTACATTATCTGCTGTCTGTTTGTCAATCAATTTTTCAGCAATAACTAAGCCAAAAGCAAATGCAGTTGCTGGGCCTCTACTAGTAATCAAATTAcctaaaatgtatataaataaaatatttgttgcatagcaaatagaattttatgaatagaTGCATACCATCGATTACAACTTTATcttccaaatatttataataatctgCCAATTGATCTTTCATTGCAGGATATGATGTGACTTGTTTTCCTTTTGCAATGCCATGAGCCTTTAGTGCAGTTGGTGCAGCACAAATAGCAGCAATAAGTCTGTTTTCTTGTTCTTGCTGTTGTAGTAACTTTCCTACTTCTGCAGACTAAACAAGGCAAAGAAAAGATGATTAATATATGTTCAAACATAAGCATTAATTTTACTTACATCTGCAAATGCCTTTGAACCACCTAAACCACCAGGCAATATTACAACATCATATTTCTGATTAACCGCATCTTGAAGTTTTGCATCAACACATATTTTCACATCACGGCTGCATTTGACACATGAGCTCTCAGTAAGACCAGCAACAGTAACATCAatctaaaaatacaatttttagtaACAAAAGATTGCATAGAGCTTTTTTTCACAAATAATgatctataaattaaattaatatttcgtgTACTGACATTAATGAGAAAGatgttattttttgttaagtagtacatttaacaaaaaatttgcGTGTTAAAATCTAAAACGCAAATATGTAGTTTAAGGTTATATGCAATAAAAAAACATACTCCAGCTCGACGTAAGACATCCGTTGTTATTACGGCTTCCATTTCTTCAGAGCCATCAGCTATTAACAAAAGTGCTGATTTCTTACCCATGTTtacagtatattttattttattcaatagaattatcggaaatttgCAATTCGAttgtacaaaatgtgaaagaGCACAGCACAATACTGACATGCGTAACTAGATATTGATAATAAGAGATCATTGGCGCTATTGATACTCTATTGCTAAATATAATAgtctaattttaaataaactttctcattattatattttttctattttaaaggTAGTAAAAAGatagtacaaaataaaaattcgaagatcatttctgtaaataatttctttatatttaaatttctataactaaatgataatttgtttcataaaatgtAGGAaagtattgttttatttttattaataatgttaCACAGGAAAGAAGATGCAACAGTCAGTTCAGCTAATTagatatttatctattttataagTAGTGAAAAGatactacaaaattaaacttaaaaagaagcatttctttattttgaaatatttagaagtaaattattatttgttttataaactTTGCAAATCATAAgtcaatattaatacatttttgtatataccAATAACAAATATGgtgatgaaata carries:
- the LOC132913506 gene encoding uncharacterized protein LOC132913506 produces the protein MFESDDWDLDQDFLNDVDEKVNNYYSQKDNQESEPKRRKIDINDDSIFSFDRDVSWKESTTNKSTETCDENKDSRKNLILEIFNKNEFKNAFSDLKNLCDNTSSNTSVNQVQSCKNNQLPRKNLVLGILKNKNIQDKVIENNTKNLELKKGVPKINEKLENTVLNNERKCQIFKTTSKIENRSNNDNSKSSLFENSKKQLLCNVLKQNPIDNIQAKNDITKNYLPIFKPQIESNKKMTLIRKFPGPAGLLPDDIDSNISCISYLNSLEESEMTTKETDSSNLSEYCSQNTKNLFTEGPWQLMLGDLPDNFLKGYDIATTKQTANMNGFNSTKVEFLAGIIEHIDYSHDNPPIVLKDFTDKIHGIIHKDIPLKYPDLLEPNVVILLHDVGLLRTSGTFVLNKYQILISPSSLLAIYTSEGTIERTEYMKAIFGNILDGRMKTEGNEKAACISATALEAHSSKGDSQFIEKNNSNNKKPIYFRKNIESVTKKDSSFSTNSNEIDENTDEPMDFDTDVSFSVSFNKITDTQIEKNFNTSMSKNLEHAKEESKKQKSKLPLTKQKDNVQNDDIERAKDLLRSLKRSTPDTNEKKFFSRNLKILQTNAEHSTAANISLKRIESDKLNDMLFEKIGIDKCPEKTVSSACHKEVERSPPFIRSKLLQFKNADTPILPENSASTATLDSPKIPDKLTEKELLGTSKSMCDKPRDTENDSDDEMLSQLDMDIIFSNYSNKN
- the LOC132913510 gene encoding protein dj-1beta-like, whose translation is MSVLCCALSHFVQSNCKFPIILLNKIKYTVNMGKKSALLLIADGSEEMEAVITTDVLRRAGIDVTVAGLTESSCVKCSRDVKICVDAKLQDAVNQKYDVVILPGGLGGSKAFADSAEVGKLLQQQEQENRLIAAICAAPTALKAHGIAKGKQVTSYPAMKDQLADYYKYLEDKVVIDGNLITSRGPATAFAFGLVIAEKLIDKQTADNVAKAMLYTE